gaatttttcaaactttcaaaaCTCTGTATGCACCCTGAAAtgagtattttaatttttgccaCCATTTCAACAAATACAATTCCAATTAAGCCCAAAATTAACTGCTTGCAATCCATTTTAAATTGAAGTTTCTGAGACActatatttaacaacaacaacaaaaaacagtgaaaCAGTGATTTAGCTACATCTGGATGGAGTCTGGCTTATTGAAGGGACATAAATCACACACAGTGCACCCAGCTCCGGCTCACCTTGGATAGTGGTGGGGGGGCAGACGATAAGGGTTTGCTGGAAAGGTTCGGTCTGAGCACACAGCTGAGTGGGGCGGGTCTGCAGGGGGATGCTGGGTTGGGCCAGGCCTGGGATGTTTATGGTGGCCTGCTGGTAAAGTGCCGGTTGGTAGTTGAGGAGAGGAACAGCTCCACCAGCAGACGGAACCTGAGAAAATTACCAACACAGATAAGATTGAAGGAAATCCTTATGAAAGCACTTACAGCTTACAGCAGGTTTTCCCCTCACCTGGCTGTGCTGGTTCAGCTGGCTGCTGAAGGTCACAGTCAGGTTTCCTGCAGTTCCAGGAACAGCGTTAGCAGCAAACAGGGACTTCCCACTGTCAAAGCTACTGTTCCTTCTCTTGCAGATATCCATGTTCTGGAAGCACGACTTCACACTACAAAAAAATGATATGAGCATCAAATGTACAACACATTTCTTCAAATTAACCGGTTCTGAAAGTCTAGGGCctagtttcacagacaaggttaagctaggattaggccatagttcaattaggacattcaAGTAATTTTTCTAAACATGCCTTAGTGAAAACATTACCGGTGTTCATcgtgagacaaaacaaaggcactgatatatgttaaagggttacttcacccaaaaatgaaaattctgtcattaattactcacgctcatgtcgttccaaacctgtaagatcaaCGTaattgatgttgtttatgttcagcATGCGCACGCCGTCTACTGAATGTAAACAACGTTGATTACGCTCTAAATGGTGGAAGACAGTGAatcggggagaagaattgttgaataagtcaagttattattgttttcttttaacacaaaaagtattcacgtagcttcgtaaaattacagctgaacccctgatgtcacatggactattttaatgatgtccttactatatcgtgttaggatccttgctgtctatgggagggtcagagagctctcagatttcatcaaaaatatcttaatttgtgttccgaagatgaacgaaggtcttatgggtttggaacggcatgagggtgagtaattaatgacagacttttcatttttatttttgggtgaactctccctttaaggtAAGTCAAGtttcttttatttgaaacagctcagacttgcattttagtctgggactagactTAAACCTAGTGGGGGTAGATGTCTTAAAAATGACGTACTGTGAGCTGTGTGGGAAGTTCAGCAGGTGGCTCATGGTCACAAACGGATGTGCCAGGGTCTTTGTGGGCGTAATTCTCTTATCAGCGTCCAGCCGCAACATCCTCTTCAGCAGGTCAATCAGCTCCCGACGGTCCGCCTTCTCCGCCAACATGTCAGTTCCTTCTAAGTGAGTAGGCAGATTGACCTGGAAACCAATGGATGCAGTCAGAAAATGTTAAGACTGTTTCTTTTAAACTAATGACATGTTGAACCCTACACATACCTGCATCATGTCATCCAAACAATTGAAGATGTATTTTCTGGCTTCTTTTGACTTGACGCCCATTTCTGCCTCATGCTCAGATGGGGTCTAGAAaaagtcataagtgtcaattttgtACAATATTAACCAcccttttttaaataagaaacttatttgtgtttttaacccCAAAAAACAAGTATGGGTACTGACTTTTAACCTCCACAGTGGGTAGCTGGAGTCTGGTCCTCTGTTGAAGAAGCGGCTTGTCTTTGTGCCAGCGCTCAAGAGATACTCAGGAGGCAATCCCTGTGTCTGAGAAATGTACCGAATCTGGAAGGGGCAAATAAGAAGTTAGTACAAAGACTAGAGGAGTTTGTGTAAAGATTTCTGTTGCCATAGGGTAAAATCATTCAGCCTTGCCTAGTGTGACATGTTCACAGATGGCCAATTAATGGTCTTGGTGATGATTAGGCTCACTGTTTTGGACTGCCGCCTTAAGAACGTGAGTAGAGAATGACGTGTCTGATGTGCGACCGGCTGTCAATGCTGAATCATGGCTAGATGTCTTGGCTACAACTTATCATACAGTCTGGCATGAAAGACTGCACATGTTGCACAATCTGCCTGGTCTAGCTCCTTAAGGTCACGTTGTACAATCTGTCAAGGCATTATCtgaaccctcatgttgtgtttcaAGTCACTGACCCGAGGGTTTTCCTTTTCCATAAGAGCTAGCTACATTGGACTTAAAACTACTGAGTTTCTCAAACAGGGTGTAACACCtgattcaatctttttgtttcaaacttgctttttttcaattaataggtcttgcaaaaaaaaaaaaataaaaaaatgtagtgcAAAGCTGGCTTTGATTAGTGTCAATCACATTTCAGACAGAgcaatttttgttttggttgtggtGGATGCAGTAGACTGGCATACTTTGCTGGGACTGTACAATATCGCCACACTGCTGCGACCCAGCCACATGAATACAGTGCATTCTACAATAAGCCTCATTTGCACAGAAAGCGCCATATTTATGCATCATACAGCACCAGCATGAAGGGCCAGAGAAACAAATactaaaggccaaagtatactttggtttTTATGTGAACATGAGGGTCCGTGTACAGTGCAtgatgcacatttaaaatgaaacaagtaTAGAAAACATACAGTTATAGAGTTTCTTTATATGAAAATTGAGAGAGAACCGAGAAGGTTGAGAGTTAATAATTTTTCTGATAATAACAGTAACAAAACATGTGACCTGGTCATATTCTGAAGCTCCTGGATATAACGGCCAGCCCAGAAAGAGCTCTGCAATCACACAACCCAGAGACCACATGTCAATGGCTTCACAGAACGGCAGACCAAGGATGATCTCAGGGGCTCTGAGGATAGAaagcagaaaaaatattttcGTGAACCACTTCAATATCATAATCTATGCATTAAGGCTCTATGTTTAGGATTCAGTCGGGTGATTATTACAACAACATGATCATTAAACATGTACAGATTACAGATATCTGCTCACCTGTAGTAGCGAGACTGGAGGTAAGTCGAGCAGCTGGCTTTGGAGACGTGACTGGCTGACCCGAAGTCAATGACCTTCACCCTGTAGGGCTGTCGGATGGGGTCCACCAGCATGATGTTCTCAGGCTTCAGATCAGCGTGGATGAGACCCAGGCTCTTCAGCTTCATCAGGGCCGTGGCCACCTGCTGCAGGATGGGGCGGATGTGCCTCAGGGGCAGTGGGCTGAACTTACTGTGCTTCAGGAAATCGTAAAGATTCTGCTCGAGCATTTCAAACACCAAACATGTGTGGCCCTTGTGCTGGAAACACTCATAGGAGCGGACAAAGTTGAACTCGTCAGCGTTCTCCGCACTCAGCCGGTTCAATATGCTCACCTAGAAGAGATATTAGGGGTCAATAACAAATCAAGTAAACAGGAAAACCCTTCATCTCTTAAATTTAGTTGTGACAGGCTCTTAGATATATcttctttgtattcatgttggttacATGAATTTGAATAATCTGTTCTATCTTATATCATGAGCTGTTCattcataaatattgttttaggGAAAAGGCGCTGTTAtcttgaatatgcatttgtatgaGTTTGAACACGTAGTGTGAACACGCCCTAAGAGGTAAAAAAGGCATGCCAGTTGCAGTCTCTGCAGTAAAATTAGGCGGAAATGAACTACCAGGAACTCTTGATCAGGTGATAACCCAAGATTGGAAAACAATAACCCAAAAACATACTGTAGATCCCATCATGACATACCTCGATCTGTCCCTGACGAGCATATGATGGATGGTTCTTCAGGATCTTGATGGCCACAATCTCATTAGTTCCTCTTTTCCAGCACTTGGCCACCTGCCCAAACGTGCCCCGGCCGAGAAACTCAAGAACTTCGTAGCTGTTGGAGACGGAGCAGAGGATCTCGTGCTGGACCAGCTGGTAGTCCCCTTCCCCGTTGGAGCTGCTGCTTTTGGTGGTGGGGGCCGAGTTGGGGATGGACTGGGCGGTGGTCCCTGTTCCTCCCGTCCGCGCAGAGAAAGCAGGAGCCGAGAGCTCCTCCAGAATCTGAACGCTGCCGCTGCCGCTGCCACCTCCGCCGGAGCTCTCCACCTCCTCGTGCTTCCTCTTCACGCCGTACCGTTGCCCGCGGGAGGAGTGCGACTCCGAGTGGTGGGTGTTGTGGGAGGTTCTGCGGCTGGACCCCCGCGGGAGGCTCCCGGTGCTGTCTGCCGCTCGGACCACAACCTGCCCCCGGGACGCTGGGGGGAAGATCAGGCCCGAGGAGCCGAAAGGGATGCCTGCTGCGTGGTTGAAGCTGAACTGGCCCACAGAACTGTACGCTTCATTGGAAGCATCCCAAGCGCAGCTCtccactttcatttttttcaccCTGCAGAAGGCACTGGAAGACACAGATGGAGGGGAGAAAACCTGCAGCTGTGAAGCCATGCCTGCAGATATTGGATATATAAGTTCGGCATTGTTGAATACAGAAAGAacacaaaaaacttttaaagtgccccattatgccatttccaatattggctttcatgcagtgtgtgatGTAGCGAAAGTTGTAAAGCCGAAAGTCCACAATAAatagttattgtctcccaaagaCCTATCACAACAGCCTGGgtcaactgaccaatcagagaaaagtaggctcacggaaaggagtgACTGAAATCTTTGAACCGCTTCGAACTAATcatttgagaatcgctggaaaatgaggtgatattaaatgcagatttatatataaaatataaattatatacaagtgtttacatacaaatacatacaatttttttcattatatacatctgtgtgtatttatatacatacataataaatacacagtacacacacatactgtaatatgtaaacaaacttttattttgaatcgaTTAATGGCGATTATTCGTTTTGCAGCCCTAAAAATGACAGTACTGATTTATCAACATGATTGAACACAGTCagataatgaaaattattataaatattgacaaaTCTAGCATTCATGTAAATGTATTGAGATCTGAGAATGGCATTGCAATGACTGTCAGCTCCATGTAGTAAAATTTCACGATAGCACTAGAGAGAAAATCCTGCCTTGCTGATCAGAGTCtaatattaaattcaatatttcCGTAAGTTGTTTTTCTGGTTTTGATTGTTACTACAAACGTAACTGACCTATCGGTTAGCCCCTCCCCTCgaatgcagatgagccaatggcaatCGAGTATCAGTTGCATGGTTGGTTAGCGGACCTCGGACATCTCTATGTTTCAGCATCATAGAGAAACATAGAAAGATCCGCAGCTTCCTtcggtttgatggtgtttatgctcAAAAAATGGACAATGTGCCTGGAGTACTTGTAACACTGAACACCAGGTATCCCCAGCGGATAGGCAATAGAATTTATTACAGTcactaaacccaaacaaaacggAGCAAAAATGTCCCTaagtagggatgggcgatatatcgcatgtgattgtcacgcgcatttcgtcagtaaagccggttccatgattagcgctaaatctccatcacctgctttcaaatggagcggcatttaatagacagagccgtagatcacttacaagctacgcaatatcgcagatgaatcgcctttgataatgaacacgatattgcgtagcttgtcagtgaactatggctctgtgtattaaatgccgctccatttgaaagcaggtgatggagatttagcggtaatcactgCGGTACATGAACAGTGTTGGTTCCGGGATGTTGTCATTGTGATCGAAACGACCGTAACATGAGACTTCTCCTGTTTGCACTATgatctgtatttttacatattcattttgaaatattttatatatccctccatggcatatttaagtcccacttaaATTATggcccttctgtgtccaaaatttatcaaaaacatcttgggacaaggttttcacGCTGACAGCCGTCGTTTTAAGACAGCAGCAACTCCGTTTGTTTGTCCGAgggagcaacagtaactaagggtaAGGGGGCGGGGCTTACGATAGGTCAATTGTTACTACAcacttaaaatgagaaaaaaaaaatctctctcctCCTAATACTCGCAAACAATATCTTTAGAATTTGCACAAAGGACTAATCTATAAAACAGAGCCTGTGATGATAACCATTTTTATAAATCTATGACAGAAATGGTAGGAATACAGatgtgaaaaacttttttttttttttttttggtcaggatTCAGGATATAGTACTAATGTGCTTTGTTTTTCTGAGGTTTACTGTATACTGTGAATTTATATAAAGTATTGAGCTATAGTCTCAGAACAATCggttaatgttataaatgtattacttaatataaaaaaagagaaatatctgTGATATTACCAATTAATTTTATTGCTAATATTGCTAGttgaaaaactaatatttataaatgatttatactCTTTCTATATATGAACAATATTATAGTGGAAATATTGTTAGTTGAAAAACAAATACATCTAAAAATGATCTATAATCAAGCtctatataatacaaataattttaaaatagaaatattgctAGCTGAAAacttatctatatattatttataattataaactcACTCCATAATATGAATTTTATAGTGGAAATATTGCTATTtgaaaaaatatctctatatatatccatctatcaatatctctctctctatatatatatatatatatatatatatatatacacacacatccatctatcaatatctctctctctctctctctctatgcagttgtatatatatatatatatatatatatatatatatagaacatccctatatatatatatatatatatatatatatattatatatatatatatatatccatatatatacacaattttagAATGGAAATATTGCTAGTTGAAGAAGAATACATCTAAAAATGATCTATAATCACTCTCTATacaatatacataattttataatggAAATGTTGCTAGTTAAACAACTAAAAtctttacattatttataatctCTCTCTAtgttataaatcattttatagtGGAAATATTTCTGGTTGAAAAACTACAGGCATCTAAAAGCGTAAGTATCAGTGTGTGCTGTATTACATGCACCCAGGGATTTCAACGACACATCAGacagataaaataaaactaaataaattactactattattttcttttttttttttagatgatggtGTTTTTTATTAGTCGAAGAAtattgtttgttggtgttttttttgtaagaaactgATTTAGAAAGATCgtatctaaaacattttaaaccaaataaaaaaaaaaacattaaaacatcaaacatcacCTACGAGCGACACAGCTGCTGATCGTAAACGGTGTTATATTCGAGTTTTAACGCGATACCAACCCGCTGTATGTTTACACCACCACACGACTCCACCCTTTTCGAGAAAAATGCGCTAATGTCACGAAGCAAATTAGGAAAAACCGAAATTAACGGAAAAAACACGGCGTTTGCTTCTTTAAATATGAGCATTAATATCGCAATCACTGAGCTGAGTCCTCGAATCTGCAGACGCCACAAGTTTGCTACATTGTATCATCCGTCTGCTACTATGTAACGAACCGGTAGTGTTACAATACaacatattaaatgcaatatatatatattttttaataaaataaaaaaaataacattccaaTTCAGATTGAATCATTGGAAAACATGACCAGAGCTCAACAAATCCAACCCTTCTttacaaaaacccattcaaacgCATTTTATGTCTACATTAGTTCAATTAAAGACACTTCTGTGGGTTTATATATTACGGATGCTTATTGCTATATTCATACCTGAGCGTGTTGTTGATCCGTGTCTGGGGCAGAGGAGAGCTTTAAATCCCTCGGATCTGGATACTAGGCCTTCATTGTTAGTGAGCAGCTCCGGCCCTGCAGTTAACTCGAAAATAAACAGCGATCGGCACAAAAATACAGCTCCATCAGTCGCTGTGAGTAGCGAGCGGGCGAGCTGCTCATAAAAGCGTCGATTTCTGTCCTTGTACTAAAAAGCCCTGTTTAAAATCCAGGCAGAAAGGGGCTGTTGTGCTCCCCAGAACATCCAAAGCCTGATTATCAGCTGCTTCAGTCAGGCTTCCTGTCCACAGACTCagcactgcgcatgcgcacacgGCTGTACACGTTTTGTAACGCGCACTGAGATGAGCAATTGTGCAACTGTTGATGATGGGAAATACCATGCTGCTGATCAACATGTTTCTCGTTACTACTGGTGGCAAATAAATGACTGATgcatattgatttaattaaagattaattGGATGGAAGTATGTATAGAATGGTGATTTTTATAAGGTATCAATAACacagttatttaatattaatagtgcAAACATTGTCATTCAAGTAATAATATAATACGgaaatactgatataaaaatagcttatccaaaaaaaaaaaaaaaaaaaaaaaaaaaaaaaaaaaaaaaagcagttcatCTAAATGGGTGAGAAATACTGGAAATACCGTGTTCAGCTCTTAAAGTCATAGTCCACTTACATAACCAGTGCTACAAAATGTCTTTATTAGAGatgcatttcataatttcagGGTTTCCGACTGCTAATGATCCATCGTTGTAAATGTAAAGATAGTTTATTGAATGCTTGTACAACTCACAGGTTAACTTCAAAATGAAGTTTAATCATTTGCTTGCTTTTGATTCAGATTCAAACAGCCTTGGGTCAGATGTGCTAGTAAGTTACTATCTGCAGAATCTTAAAGATAGaacatcaaatgttttttttttttacaggcaaaAACAATAATCCAGCAATAAAAGAAACaactaaatactgaaaaaatataaagacagatATGAATGTAAGCAGACAGTTAACCACTTTTCCAACAGTTATATTAAGTAATTtactttacaaaaagtattctctaaTGTTCCCAAAATGTTGGGAAATGATTTTGAAAGCAGAATTGGACATGTCATAACTGTTATGAAAGTGCAAggatctgaaaaagaaaaataaacaggatGAGAACGAACTGTAACACGGATAATAAGGGGCTCAGCAGAAACCCTGTTGACAGTTCATTCTTCAGTTTAACTGCTCTGTCACGGCCACATTACAAAAGCTGCTTTTCTTTTCCACTGCGTCACAGTAAACATTGCTGGTTTCATTTCAAAGTGGCTTTGACCCAGTGTAATGTCACGAACTTCAGAAAACCATGCTCTATCATTGCAATACCACAAGGTTGTTAGTGTTCTGAACAGAAGTTTGCTTTGGTTAAAAGGAAGAGAGATGCCTCAGAAAGAACTTTCAGGTCTGTTTTCAGTCCTGGCCTGTATGATGTAGCACACAAACTTGACTGTGTAGACACAGACAACCAGACCAGCTATAACACACAGGTTTGCAAGTGCTCCTCTGAGGTTTGGCTTTCGTCGGGCCACATGACCCGTATGAGGAGGAACACCGAAGTCCTTCTGAGTCCTTTGCTTCACCTTGATCTCCTGTAAAggagaaaaaacattaatatgtatAACTAAATGAAGACCTGTTTTGTTTAGATTTCTTGAGTCAGATTTACCTCCACAACCTCAGGAAACAGCTCACAGACAACTCTGTCCTTCAGGTTGAAGGCCAAGCTCTGCGCAGACAGCTGTCTTTTCTgacagacaaaaataaacataataaaaatatgaataattaatattttggaataaaatgttatGATGATGGTGCTTTTGCCTTCCACAGAGAAATGTTTTTGTCTGCAAAACGTTTTGTGATGGATATAATGAGGGGAGGAAAAgctatatttcagtgcttttgagAGCGgatgcgagggaacgcaaatgtTTAGTGAAAGAAATCAAACGGGAACGTTGGGGGAAGGTAAAACTTTTGCGAGAGAATAAAAAGTTTCTTGGGGAACGGAATAGTTTTGCGAGAGAATGATTGTTTTTCTATGGAAAGTTTCACTGGAGAATGAAATAGTTTGGCAAAAGAACACAAAGTTTCTCAGTTGAACGGAATGTTTTTTGATAGAACAAACTTTCTTTATGAGGCAACATAAATTTTCTCAGGGGAATGGAAAGTTGAATGGATTAGTTTTAAGAAAGAACACACATTTTTCTAAAGAAAGCAAAGATTCTCAGGGGAATGTTTCTTcctatcctgttttttttttctctttctgtcaccATTGCTCTAGCAGGGGCGTCCAGTCCTGCTCGGTTTAGCTCCAGCACACTTCAGTTGAGTCCActgagaccttgattagctgcttcaggtgtgtttaattaggataaGCTAAACTCCAGGAACAGGTTTAGACACCCCTGCTCCATAATATATACAGCCTATATGCATTCAGCAGAATGTTTTCAGTGTACGTACGGTGAAGTCAGACGTCTCTATGCTTCCCAGCGTGGGAATGTTTTCCACCATGAAGCTCAGCAGTGCGGTGAGTATGGTAGAGACGGACCAGGCCGGATTCCACGTGTCAGGATGGAAATCACTAATGGACAGACACAGCCTGCAGGGTCACACAGGAGCACATACTTGAAATGAGTTACAGTGAGCTGGAGTGAACGTTTATGTTTATGCACAGTTATTTAGCTTACCGTGTGTTGCACATGAATCTTCCATTAGGGGTTAGCATATAAATACCGGGTGGCTTGAAAGGAAATTCTTGAGGAAATATCAATTTGCCATGATAGTAGCCACCAGAACACAAttaacaaaagaagaagaaagaagtgCAAATAATAGGCCTACAATGTATATAGAAACACAAGTGAAAGTATTCATGCTTACCCTTATAAGGGGTTTTCTCAGGACCACGAATAACAAAATGCCTGGGAAGATTTCATCAACAAACATTTCAAGATATGAATTCAGAACAAAGGTTTctttcacaatataaaataatgtattttttgttcgTTTGCTCTAGACAGTAGAGCAAATAGATATATTGTTCATATCCAAttgttttaaaggtgctgtatgtaagattttgactctactaaagcattaaaataacataatatgtttgcagatatttaagaaatgtgccaagttaaagggatactccaacccaaaattaacattttgtcattatcacccttacccccatgtcgttccaaaccagtaaaagcttagtttgtcttcggaacacaattgaagatatctttctgtgtctctccaaatcagtgtagcgccattttggcaaatctgagctgtacacagatggcgtatgctcttctgtgtcagccgcgccacaaggatacgtttttttaatgtgtatttacgctttggtttgaatgaaaacaacgcatcggcgcagctgacacagaagagcgtacgccatctgtgtacagctcagatttgccaaaatggtgctacactgatttggagagacacagagaggaattgttgaataaagtcattattttgttttcttcatgtacaaaaagtattctcgtggcttcataacgttacggttgaatcactgatggcagatcgagtattctgactattatttttatggtttactggaccttgatactgttatttttttggcagtctatgggacagtcacaagcctaccggttttcatccaaaatatcttaaattgtgttccgaatatgaacaaagcttttacgggtttggaacggcatgggggtaagtgattaatgacaaaatgttcattgtagggatggagtatccctttaacatacttgtatatctgaaaaacaatgctacagtcagttattctctt
This DNA window, taken from Cyprinus carpio isolate SPL01 chromosome B11, ASM1834038v1, whole genome shotgun sequence, encodes the following:
- the LOC109086140 gene encoding ubiquitin-conjugating enzyme E2 J2-like isoform X2; amino-acid sequence: MSVGGNRKMTTTATLRLKQDYLRIRKEPVPYICAEPLPSNILEWHFVIRGPEKTPYKGGYYHGKLIFPQEFPFKPPGIYMLTPNGRFMCNTRDFHPDTWNPAWSVSTILTALLSFMVENIPTLGSIETSDFTKRQLSAQSLAFNLKDRVVCELFPEVVEEIKVKQRTQKDFGVPPHTGHVARRKPNLRGALANLCVIAGLVVCVYTVKFVCYIIQARTENRPESSF
- the LOC109086140 gene encoding ubiquitin-conjugating enzyme E2 J2-like isoform X1, whose protein sequence is MSVGGNRKMTTTATLRLKQDYLRIRKEPVPYICAEPLPSNILEWHFVIRGPEKTPYKGGYYHGKLIFPQEFPFKPPGIYMLTPNGRFMCNTRLCLSISDFHPDTWNPAWSVSTILTALLSFMVENIPTLGSIETSDFTKRQLSAQSLAFNLKDRVVCELFPEVVEEIKVKQRTQKDFGVPPHTGHVARRKPNLRGALANLCVIAGLVVCVYTVKFVCYIIQARTENRPESSF